The genomic region CCTATTTGAATAAAAAAGTTATTTTTGTGTTTTTTGCTAACATTTGAGTTGTTTTGCTGGGTGATTTCTTCTTGTCTAGCTACTGTTCTCATTTTAGTTTGAGCTGGTTTGTTTGTAGTTTTGCTCTTATTACTCTGCTCGATAATAGAGCGCTTTAATTTAGCTATGTTATTATTGGAGACTTCGTCATAAAGTTTTATTGGAGCTTGTTTGTTATTTGCCTTGCCATTCAAATATCCTGTTTGAACCCTAGATCTGGGTTTTACTTGGTTTTCATTGTTATTAGTTAAATAGATTTTGTTTTTTTTAGGAATAAAACTATCTCTTTTTGGGTCTTGCTTTTGTAAGATACAAGAATTAAGCAATAAAATATGTAACAATATAAATAGCTTGATATTATTTGAATTTATTCCCATAAGATAATGTTAAAATATTGCAAATATTATAAAATGTTCTTAACTAAATAACAATATTTCTTTTAGTAAACTCATGAATTATGAAATTATTTTTTCTTACTTTATAAATAGTATTTTTGCCATGGGCTGGGGCAGTTTTGCCACCATGGCTGTATATAGGCTGGCTAATAATGAGCCTTGGATAGGTAGGCGTCCATTTTGCCCAAGCTGTAAGCATAATTTGAGCTTTATAGATTATATTTCAATAATATCATATTTCTTACATGGAGGAAAGTGCAGATATTGCAAGGCCGAATATGAATATCGAAATATTTATTTTGCCACTGAATTATTAATTTTAATTTATTTTACTGTAAGCTTTTACTTTAATAAATTTGATGAAATTTACATTTTAAATGCAGGAATCATAATTTCAGCAGTTATTTATAGTGTAATTTATTTTATTACGCAAAAATCTTCAGGTAAAATGCTAATAATGCTGTTCTTTTGTGTTTGTTTAAAGCGTGTTTACCTTGATGACACAATATATGACTTCTTTTATGGTGCATTATTGCTTAGCTTATTTGCTATATTAATACGTTATTTGTATTTTTTCATAAGTGGCAATCTAAAAGAGGCAAGTGATTTTCTTGAATTTAAACCAGAGGATCGTTTTGCAAATAATAGCTTTGTACCAGTTAAAATAGCATTTATTTGTGGTGCTATGCTAGGTGCTACCAATATAAATCTAGAGGCAGTTTTAATCTTATCTAGTTCGTTTTTTATTTTTCCTAAATTAAAATATTCAGTAGCTATATTTGTTAATATGATTGTAATTTTTTCTATATTTATTTAAGTGACTTTATTAAATTGTAAAAAACTTTCAATTTTATACCGAGGTAAAAAGCTCGTAAATAATATTAATTTTAGTCTAAATAAGAATGAAACGCTAGCAATAGTCGGTGAAAGTGGTTCTGGAAAATCACTATTAGCAAAAGCGTTATTAAAGTTAAATAATGAGGAAGTATTTACATATAGCAATGAATCAGAAGTTAGCTTTTTAGGTCAAAATATTTTTCATTTGCATACAAAAGAAATACAAAAAATAAGAGGAAAAAACATAGGATTAGTTTTTCAGGACCCGTTTTTATCTTTAAATCCTGTGCATGACATAACATGGCAAATAGAAGAATTATTACTAAATCATAAAATTTATACCAAGTCAAAAGCGCGTAAAATGGCACTGGATATATTGGCTGAAGTGGGTTTAGGAGATGTTTTAACTAGGGCAAAGAAAATTTATCCACACCAATTATCTGGCGGGCAAAGACAAAGAGTTAATATTGCTTTAAACATAGCTGCCAAACCAGATATTTTAATAGCAGATGAGCCCACAACAGCTTTAGATCCAGATACTGAACAAGAAATAATATTATTATTACTTAGTTTGCAGCATAAATATCATATGTCTTTAATTTTTATTACCCATAATTTAAAATTAGTAGAGCAAATAGCAGATAAAATATTGATTTTAAAGGATGGAGAAGTAGTTGAAGCTGGTGAAAGTCAAAAACTTTTTAAAGATCCACAGAAAAAATATAGTAAACAATTATTAGCAGCGCAAAATTTTGATTTTAAACTGCAAAAATATTATAAGGAAGTGGCTTTAAATATAGATAATCTGTCCCTTAGTTATGAACAGCAAAAATTCTTACAAAAATTGCATATTCCGATATTAAATAATATTTCACTAAAGTTACATGTTGGCCAAACCATCGGTTTAATTGGAAAAAGTGGTTCGGGTAAAACATCTTTAGCTAAAGCCATTTTACAATTTATCAATTACAAAGGAAGTGTAATTATAGGTGATGTAGATTTAAAAAAATTAACTAAAAATCAATTGCGAAGGCAGAGAAAGGATATGCAAATAATCTTTCAAGACCCTTTTGCAACCTTAAACCCTAAAATGACAATCAAGGAATCTATAAAAGAGGTGTTACATGCACATAATCTTAAGAATAGTGATGAATTGATGTTGGAGGCTATTAAACAAGTTGGTTTAAATGAAGATATACTTAACAGATTTCCTAATCAATTTAGTGGTGGACAAAGACAAAGAATTTCCATTGCAAGAGCAATAATATTAAAGCCAAAATTTCTTATCTTAGATGAACCTACTGCTTCCTTAGATGTAACTTCACAAAAAGAAATTTTGACCTTATTATTAAATCTGCAAAAAAAATTAAAAATTTCATATTTGTTCATTACACATGATATTGATATTTTGAATTCTTTTGCGCATGAAATATATAAGATCTGCAACAAAAATTTAATAAAACTAGGCTAAATTTATTCTTTAAGAATAAATTTAGCGCTTATTGTAGGAGTTATAATAGGGGTAACGATTATAATAATGCTGGTTATTTTGCGGTCTAAAATTATTTTGCTTTTGAATATTTGTATTAATATGTTGCTTAGGTAAATTATATTCAGGTGGTGTATATTGATAATAATAACCATTTTGAAATGGATCATATTGCTTTGACCTATAGTTAGAGTTAGAACATGATGATAATATAAATAAGTAAGCAATAATAATTGCTATTTTATGATACATAAAACTAGTTTAATGAATTAAATGGATTGAGATTATAGGGTATGTTCGGGGAAATAAAAAAGTAGCCTAGAGGCTACAGCAAGCGCAGCAAAAAAAAGAAGTTTTAGAATATATTTTGTGTGCTATATTTTTCATATGGCTATTTTCTACAGTTAATATATAATAATGTCAAATTTCTTTTCTAAATATGAGTAAAAATAATATTATAATAATTTCTGCTTTTAAATCAGAAATAGAGTTTTTATTGAAAAGATACAACCTAAAAAGAATTTCTTTGATTAAAGAGTTCTCTATTTACAGTGATGCCAAATCATCTATATATGTTGCTATTTCAGGTATGGGTAATTTAAATATGAGTAATATCATAGGTTTTCTTGCGGGAAAAAATATAATAAATAAATTTTCATTAATATTTAATATTGGTTTAGCTGGCAGTAAAAACGATAAAATAGGTTCTATATACAGAGCTAACAAGCTTTCTATGCTTAATCAAAAAAATAATTTTTATCCTTTAAATATAGTTTCTTCAGCAATAAAAAATAAAAATCTAATTACAACAGATTATATCATAGATTACCCTGAAGCTGAATTAATTGATATGGAGGGTTATGGTTTCTTTGCTGCTGCAAGTAAATTTGTACTAAATGAGCAAATTACTTTGTTAAAAATAGTGTCAGACAATGATATGTCACAATTAAATTTAGTAAGACAGGAAGTAGCTAATAACTTAACTTCATTAAATGAAAATATAATATTTTCAATTATTGATGAAGTGAAAGATTTTTTTGCAAATTATTTTAAAGAAATTTCTGATGCTAAAGAATATGATGTTTTGATTACAGAAATTAAATTTAGTTTCAGCCAGAAGGTAATATTAAAGAAAATATTAAATAAAATAGGGCATAATAATATAGTGCTAAATTTGGAATTATTACTTAAGTTAAATTCAGGTAAAAAAATATTAGCCAAGTTAGAAGAATATGTTTAAAAAAATTTACATAGAAGAAGAAGCTAAAGAGCATTTCAGAGCGAAGCGCATCATGGCTAAATATCCAAATGCAGAGCTTATATCTTGTACTCACTATGGCGAAATATTTAATAAAAAAAACCAAAATTTTAGATTGCAAAAGCAAGAGCCAGCATTAATCATAGCCCTTAAAAAAGGTGCAAAAATCTTACCTACACCGGAGGGTTTTGGTATAGGTAGTCAAAAAAATTATTATTTTTCACATATGCTAAATTGCATTTATGATTGTAGATATTGTTTTTTACAAGGCATGTATAATTCAGCATATTTTATATTGTTTGTTAATTATGAAGATTTTTTCCAAGAGATTGAAAAATTAGAACAGGACAAGACTGAAAAATACTTTTTTTCAGGATATGATTGTGACTCACTTGCTTTAGAAAGTGTAACTAATTTTGCTGCTGAATTTATTCCTTTTTTCCAAAAATTAAAATATTCTAAATTAGAATTTAGATCAAAAAGTGTTAATATTAATATTTTTAAAAATTTCAAGGCTACTTCAAATATTATCAACGCTTTTAGCTTTACGCCAAGTGAAATATCTAAAAGCTTAGAGCATAAAACCCCACCAATTAAATCACGCATAAAAGCGATGCAAAATCTAGCAAAAGATGGATGGAAAATCGGTTTAAGATTTGATCCTATGATTTACAGTGAAAATTATCAGGAGTTATATCAATCATTAGTGGAAGATGTCTTTAGTGGTCTGAATCTAGATAATTTACATTCAGTAAGTATTGGGCCACTTAGGTTTCCGAAGAAAATGCATGAAAAAATACAAGCTCTTTATCCACAAGATAGTTTCTTAGTAAATAATTTAACTTTGAGAGGTAAAAATATTTCTTATGAGGAAAAAATTGAAAATGAAATGGAAAACTATATTATCGAGCAGGTAAATAAATTCGTAAATAAAAACTTAATTTTCTCATGCAAAAATTTCTAATTACAGGTTCTTCATCGGGTGTTGGTAAATATCTTACAGAAAATTTACTAGAGCAAAATAATGTTGTTGGTATAGCTAGAAGAAATAATTTTAAACATATTAACTATCATCATATTACTTTAGACTTAGCAAAGGTTTCATTAGTTACAGATAAAGCAAAACAAATAGCCAAAGAGCATGAAGATATAAATCATATTATTATTAATGCAGGTTTTGGTTATTTTAAAGAATTAGATCAATTTTCAGAGAAGCAAATAATAGAATTATTTAATGTAAATATAATTAGCCAGATCATTTTGTTAAGATTTTTATTATCTAATTTACGCAAACAAAAAAACTCTAAGATAATTTTCATAGGATCTGAGGCTGCTTTAAATGGGGCAAAAAAAGCGACTATTTATGCTGCAACTAAATTCGCTATGCGTGGGTTTGCACAATCATTAAGAGCAGAGCTTAAGCAAGATAACATAGCAGTTACTATGCTTAATCCTGGTGTTATGGATAGTGATTTTTATAAAAATTTAGATTTTACTTTTGCAACTGAAAAAGCAAATAAAATAAATTTAAAAGATATATTCATGCTTATAGATTTAATTTGTAAATTGGAT from Alphaproteobacteria bacterium harbors:
- a CDS encoding SPOR domain-containing protein, whose product is MGINSNNIKLFILLHILLLNSCILQKQDPKRDSFIPKKNKIYLTNNNENQVKPRSRVQTGYLNGKANNKQAPIKLYDEVSNNNIAKLKRSIIEQSNKSKTTNKPAQTKMRTVARQEEITQQNNSNVSKKHKNNFFIQIGAYSNRQNAENVERKLSLNFKKVFSEKKSKNNISLTKIKLGPYHSLSEARNILNKLKLEGFKSSIIISEK
- a CDS encoding prepilin peptidase — protein: MNYEIIFSYFINSIFAMGWGSFATMAVYRLANNEPWIGRRPFCPSCKHNLSFIDYISIISYFLHGGKCRYCKAEYEYRNIYFATELLILIYFTVSFYFNKFDEIYILNAGIIISAVIYSVIYFITQKSSGKMLIMLFFCVCLKRVYLDDTIYDFFYGALLLSLFAILIRYLYFFISGNLKEASDFLEFKPEDRFANNSFVPVKIAFICGAMLGATNINLEAVLILSSSFFIFPKLKYSVAIFVNMIVIFSIFI
- a CDS encoding ABC transporter ATP-binding protein; protein product: MTLLNCKKLSILYRGKKLVNNINFSLNKNETLAIVGESGSGKSLLAKALLKLNNEEVFTYSNESEVSFLGQNIFHLHTKEIQKIRGKNIGLVFQDPFLSLNPVHDITWQIEELLLNHKIYTKSKARKMALDILAEVGLGDVLTRAKKIYPHQLSGGQRQRVNIALNIAAKPDILIADEPTTALDPDTEQEIILLLLSLQHKYHMSLIFITHNLKLVEQIADKILILKDGEVVEAGESQKLFKDPQKKYSKQLLAAQNFDFKLQKYYKEVALNIDNLSLSYEQQKFLQKLHIPILNNISLKLHVGQTIGLIGKSGSGKTSLAKAILQFINYKGSVIIGDVDLKKLTKNQLRRQRKDMQIIFQDPFATLNPKMTIKESIKEVLHAHNLKNSDELMLEAIKQVGLNEDILNRFPNQFSGGQRQRISIARAIILKPKFLILDEPTASLDVTSQKEILTLLLNLQKKLKISYLFITHDIDILNSFAHEIYKICNKNLIKLG
- a CDS encoding SDR family oxidoreductase, which codes for MQKFLITGSSSGVGKYLTENLLEQNNVVGIARRNNFKHINYHHITLDLAKVSLVTDKAKQIAKEHEDINHIIINAGFGYFKELDQFSEKQIIELFNVNIISQIILLRFLLSNLRKQKNSKIIFIGSEAALNGAKKATIYAATKFAMRGFAQSLRAELKQDNIAVTMLNPGVMDSDFYKNLDFTFATEKANKINLKDIFMLIDLICKLDNHMVIDEINLTPMKNHIKYKVKP